TCCTGGACCTGCCCTGACTCCcgctgctgctcctcagccccGGTAAGTCTCCACTTTGCTGCACCGCAGCATTTGCAATTTGGTTGTGACCTCTGTGGGACAAGGGATGTCCCCTGGGATAACAGCCAGCTCGGGGGGCTCCTCCTCGCTGTTCCCCTGACCCAGATACACGGACAAGCCCGGGAAAGGTTCAGCTGAGCCGGCAGCACCCcgcagccagggcaggagaCGGTCAGAGGTGATTTGTAACAGAAGGTGCCGCTCAGGAGAAAGAGAGTCCTCGCACGTGGTTTTctatcttcttcctcctcagcagtTTTCAAAGGCTCTAAAAATAAACTTCCCTCGTGCCTCCGGCAGCGTGAGCAGAGCCAAGGTTTCCCTGGAAAGCATCAGCGGGAGCTGGGTGCCAGTGCTGGGTGCCCTTTCAGggggcacagagcagcttctgTGTGGCTtgggcccccccaccccacgctgTGGTGGGACGAGTGCCCCACGGAAACAGCCAGATGAGTCAGCATGAATAGTGTTTTCTGCAATTTGAGCATTTCCCCCTATTTTCTGGCCCCCAACATCCCCTtttacctccccccccccgcgctgTTTAAACCTGTGAAACCGCCAGATTCGTGCAGTGCAAACAGGCTCTGAGTTGACCGGTTTTGGAGGAAAACAACTTAAATAGTCAAAACATTTCCTTGGTTTCGTTAAGGCGTTGCCACTGTATCTCTCCCTGTTATTGTTTTCTCCGGCTCTCCTCAGGAGATGGACCTGCCCGCTCCTGGGACGGTGGGTCGGGGAccgccagggctgggggggtttggtcGGGATGAAAATCGGTCTCACCTGCAGAGCAGGAGGCGAAGCCCGTGGCGTGCGGGCTGGGAGCGGGGCCAGGCGGATTATCTCCTCTCTGATACCCCCGTGTTCGCCGGAGGCAAGTTGCCGCTTTTCCATGCATGGGTTATCCCAGCTGCACAGCGGAGATAACGCCGCTCGCCCACGCGGCAAAGCGCTCGCGGGGCTGGAAACAAACGGGGCCAGGTGGAAGGATGTCCCCGAAGGGGACCTTGGTGTGCTGCGATAAATGGTTTGTGGCTTGGGGGGGGAGATGATGTGCCCCAGAGAGGGGCATGGCAAAGCGCCATCCTGCATTGCCGCTCGCCGGCGGTGGAAACCCTCCGAACGCTGCCAAGCCAGGCACTCGGAGAGGCTaactaagttttaaaaaatttatttataaataaaaacataaaattacCAGTAGTTTACATCGGTCACCAGAAATAACatccaaaaaaacctgcagaaaaataattatatgtACAGGCTGAGCCTGGCCAGCCGCAGAGCGGGCAGGGTGGCCGCGGCTCACACCGGGAGCGACACACCTGCGATGCGGACGGTCACACACAGCGTTGTGCAAAGGCAGCACGTCGATGCCTCCGGGCGATCACATCATACAGcgctggctggggaggagaaggggttGGGGCGACGGGGACCTGGGACGGTGCCACCGAGGCCAGCGGGTGCGGGAACGGGGCTGAGCAGGCGGACGCGGGCATCGCCTCGCatgggggggctgtgggacgGGGCAGGTGGGGAGGGCTCCGCTCCCCTCGGCACCCCGCGTGTTTGGCACTGGGAAGCTCCTGGTCGCCGTGCTCCGGCTCCGACGTGGGGTGCGGAGGGGGCGCAGAGCCCTTGGCGCAGGGTTATGGCTTGGATGATGCAGAAAAATCCCTTCTGACCTCGTGAGCCGGAGAGGAGCCGGGTGCCGTCCTTCAACTCCTGGTCTTCTCTCCAAAACATCCTTCGGCAGGTCTGGGCAAAGGCTGGCAGACCCAACGTGGCCCTGACCTACAGCCGCAGGGCTGAACGGGGATTTGAGGTTGGCTTTTCTCCAGCGGACCATGGCTAAGGATCGCCTCGTGCTGTGTCCCAGCACCGGGACCGGCCGGGATGCCCCAGGGCGGTGCGTGGGGGGGATGCTCCGGGGCAGGTGCAGAAGGCACAGACTGGTTTCCCTGTGTTGCCTTTACAGGCTGGCTGGAGCGGGGTGAAGAATGCTGAATTTCGCTGCTTGTGCACAGCTTTGAGCCCTTGGCCGAATTTGTGGCATGGGATCGTGCAAGACCGCCCCCGCAACCATGGGATGGGGCTTCCTAGGCTGACGCCCAGCTTGCTAGTGAGTAAACAAACATATTGCAGTAAAAATACCATTGCACTAGCACAAAGTGGTCCCGGCTGGAGACCTCCACCCTGGCAAGCTGGATGCCGGCTGATTCCCTCCCAGCTCGTGCTGAGCTGTAGGGGGACAGGAGGCTCACTGCTGGTGATGTGCAGTGGAGCCTTGTTATCCGCTTGCTGGCGGCAGGAGGAAATTTTAAGAGCTGGggtagaaaacaaaatgaaagtggttggtctggggttttttttcaccagcTCCTGTCGACGGGATTCCATGGATGTAAGGGCACAGGAGGAGATAAGGCAGCTGGGGTTCCCGGGAGGAACGGTGGCAGCGAGCAAGTGAGAGGGCGATTTCCCCCTCGATTCCTTGGGTCAGACTGTGGCTTGGAAATTTCTGTTAATTCTTAAATCCAGTTGCCTGTCTGgcagctggagaaaagggaCACTGAGTCCTTGTCCGTCAGAGCAGGGAACGCTGGGCTCGCCACGGCTGTGCAGGTCCGGGGAGGAGGGATGTGCCGGTGTGCCCGTGGCCAAGGGTTGGGACGGGTGCGGGCTGTGCTCGTTAGTGAAAGGTGATTTCAGTGGGGATGTTGGCTGTAACGAGGTggggtgtgcgtgtgcgtgGGTAGGGTCCTTCTCGAGGCACGACAGCAGCCGAAGGACGGGAGAACTGgatgtgcagcctgtgctggCGGCAGGAGGCGGCTCCTTGGTCCCACGGAGCCCTGGAGCTCAGCACCGACCGGAGGAAGGTTGAGGAGGTGTGAGAGCAGCGCGATGCTTCCTCCAGACCGtgggcagggagcagctggaAATGTGCCGTGGCCAATTCCTCTCAAAGACAGTGGGACGGGCTGcggtgtccccgtccccagaGCTGTGCCATCATGGGGTCCCTCCGAGCCTGGAGCAGAGCATCCCTTGGGAGTTTTGCATCATCTCGTTAACCCGACAGCAGATTATTTGCTGAAGTCCTGTTCCCTGACCGCCCCCCGTCACCGGCTTCTCAGTCCTAAAAAGGGGCAGAAGGGATGCTGccggggcggcagcgggggcgAGGGGGAGCTGCTGGCACGTCACCATTGGCACGAGTTGCTTGTTCACCTCTGTAACACGACAGGCAGCGGAGGGCACCGCCACGGTGCGACACGGGGAGGGGAGAAAGGCTGGCGAGCTGGCCAGGCCACCAGCTCCACTAATAAATACATGGCTCATCTGAACTGTACAAGGTGTGGGCTGAGCTGTGGGGCAGTGCTTCTCACCTGGAAGGGACGCCTGAGCCGCAAGAAGGAGAAGGCAGACCTGGCTCAGATCTCGGTGGCGATGATGTCCTCGTAGGGGACGTCGGCGCCGGGTATGTCCAGCTCGATGGGCTCCTTGCCGTCTTCCCCCGTGGCGAGCTGCTGGAGCATCTTCTCCAGGTTCTGGTTCCTCTTGTACATGTGCAGGTagctttgctgcagctgcttctggtaGTGAatcaccttctccttctcctccttccacGTCTGCCGCTCGTGCTGGAAGCCGGAGGTCATCTGCTCGTTGTTGTCCCGCTCAGCCTTCAGCTCTGCCCTCAGCCTCTCCACCTCTCCCTGCAGGGCTTGAGCATCGTCCACCATGGCGCAGGGCCTGGCCACCTCCCGGGCTTCGCTCAGCTGCTCCTTGAGGACGGCGAGCTCCGTCCGCAGGTCTACaatctcctgctccagcaggttCACCTTCTCCCTCAGCAGCTCGGACTCGTTCTTCTTGCGCTGGAGTTCATTCTCACACACCTCCAGCTCCATGGCTTTGGTGCGCAGGGAGCCCTCCAGGTCCTGGGTCTTCATCTCCAGCCCTTCCATCTTCACCCTCACCTCCTTCAGCTGAGCCTTCAGGCTGAGGATCTCGGTGGTCTTGGTGTTGAGCTCTGTCTGGGactccttcagctgctgcttcaggagGGAGATCTCCCCCGACTTCTGGCACACCTGCGGGGAGGGATGCAGCACCCGAGTTACGGCTGCGCCTCAGAGAAAGCCCGCAGCACCCACGGTGCCCCCTGCAAACCATGCTGGGCACGGCTGGGCTTTGGCTTGTGGGCATCCTGGCCTTGAAATCCCATCCAGGGAGATGCCCCAGCACAGGGAGCAATGCCCCTGGCTCTcagggggggctggaggggacccCAAGCTCTCCATGCATCAACACCCCAGCCGACACGGAGGGCTGCTGGTGAACAGCCGTGAGGATTTAAGGAGCTGAGGTGTGGAAACGGAGGGTGTCAAGGAAGCGCTCAAGTCTCAATACCCCGTCCAACATGTTTGCCGAAACCACCTCTGACGGCTCACACGGTCAGTTAAACTCGCTGAGCTTGTTTCGCAAGCAGACACCCAACTGCACCCCGCACCCCGCAAAATtgcagctgggagcaaagcGTGTAAACCCCactggagcctaaaatgtggctggTACAGCCGCTCCCAGGGACAGCTGTTGGGGGTTCGGCATCCAGCTGTGCTCGGCGGGACCCTGTGGCCGCAATTTTGGTAGGGCTTGCGAACTGCCTGGAAAGGTGGctcaaaaatgcaaataaaatagaGATACTAAAAGCGGTATGAGAAACCCTTGCACGCAAGGGAGCTAAGATGAATGCCACGCTCCTCGAAGCGTGCCGGGCAACAGCTATGCTTCTCCCTGTACAGCCACAGTGAAGTGATATTAGTGGGTGTTATTTAGGCGAGTGAGCAGGCTCACTTCTGAATTTTCAGCAGTTTAACAGTCTTTGTTCAGCGATACCCAATCAGTGAGAAAATTAAGCTTAAGCGCAGAGTGGAAGGTTTTCCTGCTCTCTAATAAATGACCATGGCAAGTCCAAGTAGTTCCTATTTACACATGGGAAGGCAGCTTTACTGCTCCTTTGGGGCAGGCAGCCTGAAAAACCCTGCGCTGGAGGTTGGAAACACAAAGTTGTTTTAATGACTGGGATTTTTATGCAGTAGCTGTTTCCTTATACGCGGTGAAGTGCTGAGGGGTTAAGAGGGGCAGTGAGTCACTCAATTATAACTTACAGAGCCTCCGCGTGACAGACTAGGGCTCTCCTCCACTTTAATATCTATATCCTACAGCCTGGGCTTGGTGCGTGCACCATCTGTTCGGCTCAGACCCTCTGTGGTGCTGCTGGATGCAGGtacagaaatggagaagagCTGCGTGGTTTATTGCCGGTGCCCGAGCTATCGCCTTCCACGCACGCGCTTTGCTTTCGGCATTGGCAGCCCGAGATGCCGCTCGGTGCTCCGGTGCCGCTTACCTCCCACTGGGTCTCCTCCAGCGCCGGGGCGAAGCTGGTCTTCTCCTTCTCGTAGGACCTCAGCTTGGTTTCCAGCAGGTTTTGCTCTTTCATGAGGTTCTCCAGCTCCTCCCGGAGCTGCttcttctcctgctgcagctggaacaCCTGGAGGTGAAGGACCTGCTGCGTCCGCTGGGTTTTCTGGGAGGTTTGCTTGAGCTTGCTGTTGCACTTCTGCTTGAGGCCCTCCATCTCTTCCTTGCAGCGCCGCTGCTTCTCTTCATAAGCCTGGCAGGAGCTGACTTCCTTCTCCTCGAAGCTCGACTGAAGCTCCTGCaactctccctccctctctagcagcttctgctccagctcctggatGGTGGACTCATCCGTGGAGATGGGCGAGCGGATGCAAGTGGTCTTCTCAGCAGCGTGGTGGTGGGGGGCTTTGCCGGGGTTGAGGATCTTGTTGCCCCCATCGGAGAAGGACATGGCCTTGAGGCTCATCATGTTGCTGTCCTGGATGATGGCGCACTGCAAGATGTTGTGGGCTGAGCCCCCAAAGCGGCTGATGGGTCCCATGGGTGTGACGAGGGGGTCGAGCTGgtagctgctgctggtgctgtggGTGGGGAGGCTGGACATGGAATTCCTGCCGGAGTCGGACAGACCCCCGGAGAACAGCACCGGCTTCAGCTCCTGCTCCTTGGCTTTGTCCTGGGGgtgcagctgctgggagaggtgACCCCCGTTCTCTGGGGAGGAGTGGAGGATGGCGCCGGACCGGGGCAGCACCGGCTTGAAGGCGGTCGGTCGTGCAGCCGGCTTCTCTGCGCCCTGGGGAGAAGAGCAGAGCCCGTCAGCGCGGACCGACACCACGACATCAGTCCTCCCCCATCCCTTCTGCCCCTAAGGATAAGACCCCCATGGCGGGGGACGGCTTGGGCCTCCATCAGGGGCCAACAGCTTGGGAGGATGCTGATGGCTAAAACTGCCTCCGTTGGGAAGCAAACAGCATGTTTGGAAATTAAAGGATACAGATCACATTGCTGATCCAAATCCCCGAAAGCAGAGGGTGGCAGGGTGCCCTCAGCACCTCCCcgctgcccctctcctcccgcTTCCTCCGCAAAAACTATTTTTCTCTAAGCCTTCTCCTGGACTAGGACCAGGACAACCCTGCAGTGGGACCTGCACCCGTTTCGAGAGCAGATGCAGTCCGGCGGGACACCCCCCACTtctggggccgccgcgtcccctACTAACCACTTCCAGCTGACTGGGAAAGGGCATCAGCTTCTGCGGCGTGGGCGTCCCGAAATCCATGCCGCTCGTCCCGGCTTGGCTGCCCAGCTCCCCGCCGGCAAGCGAGGTATAGTCCGCTCGGTGGGAGCCGTGAGATTTCTGGCTGACCTTGATGTAAAAGAAGTCCTCattcttgctgcttttggagCTGGACTTGTGGCTGGAGTCCTGGGAGAAGCCGAAGCGGAGCAGCCCGTCCGAGTACCTGTTGAGTTTTTTCAGATGGGACGACTTGCGGAGCTTGTACTGGGAGGCTCGGCAGTGCTTGCTGTGGAAGCTGTGGCCGGAGATGAGGCTACTGACGCTGCCCATGCTGCTCCCGGGTGGGGGGCATGCAGCGGGGGGAGCGGAGCCCGGCTGAACCGTCTGGCGAGGGGTCCGGGCAGCGGGTAGAGACGGGTGCTGCTGCAATCATAGCAAAGACCTCGTTgcgcctgggagctgcaagCCTGGGGGAGGCAAAGGGAGCAGGGTGAGGAAAAGCGGCTTGGGAGGTGGGTGCGATGCTTGGGATGCCCGTGGTCCAGGCATCGGCAGGAGCGGGGCGGTTTCTGACGATATAAGTGCGTAAACACACGCCTTGCACGCATGTTTGGGTACAAGCTGGCATCGGGCACGTGAAAGGGCTTGTGCGAAGGGCATGCGTGCACCGCAGCGCGCACGTTTCCccgtgtgtgcgtgtgttgGGCTGGAGGGGTGTGCGTGCAGGTGAACCGGTCGGTCCTCAGGTGCGTTGCAAAGGGAGAAGGATGCTGCtaccctgctgccagcccaggaCGGCTCTTCTCCATCCCG
This Buteo buteo chromosome 12, bButBut1.hap1.1, whole genome shotgun sequence DNA region includes the following protein-coding sequences:
- the LZTS1 gene encoding leucine zipper putative tumor suppressor 1 gives rise to the protein MGSVSSLISGHSFHSKHCRASQYKLRKSSHLKKLNRYSDGLLRFGFSQDSSHKSSSKSSKNEDFFYIKVSQKSHGSHRADYTSLAGGELGSQAGTSGMDFGTPTPQKLMPFPSQLEVGAEKPAARPTAFKPVLPRSGAILHSSPENGGHLSQQLHPQDKAKEQELKPVLFSGGLSDSGRNSMSSLPTHSTSSSYQLDPLVTPMGPISRFGGSAHNILQCAIIQDSNMMSLKAMSFSDGGNKILNPGKAPHHHAAEKTTCIRSPISTDESTIQELEQKLLEREGELQELQSSFEEKEVSSCQAYEEKQRRCKEEMEGLKQKCNSKLKQTSQKTQRTQQVLHLQVFQLQQEKKQLREELENLMKEQNLLETKLRSYEKEKTSFAPALEETQWEVCQKSGEISLLKQQLKESQTELNTKTTEILSLKAQLKEVRVKMEGLEMKTQDLEGSLRTKAMELEVCENELQRKKNESELLREKVNLLEQEIVDLRTELAVLKEQLSEAREVARPCAMVDDAQALQGEVERLRAELKAERDNNEQMTSGFQHERQTWKEEKEKVIHYQKQLQQSYLHMYKRNQNLEKMLQQLATGEDGKEPIELDIPGADVPYEDIIATEI